One region of Bartonella alsatica genomic DNA includes:
- the glpD gene encoding glycerol-3-phosphate dehydrogenase, with translation MIKSKIMKSTTHYDLFIIGGGINGCGLARDAAGRKFKVGLAEKDDLASGTSSASTKLIHGGLRYLEHCKFRLVREALKEREIIWRMAPHIVRPLRFLLPYHKGLRPVWMLRFGLFLYDYLGNWNQKLWRSKTINFSKSFHSILKEEYRKGFEYSDARVDDARLVIANARDAEKQGADIKVRTEVLSLKRKEKKWFIILRNKLSGKEYCVTASYVANMTGPWINHILANVLDCKENPPVRLVRGSHILVPRLYAHDRAYVFQNSDGRVLFSIPYQEEFTLLGTTDCDHQDDPATVHITDAEIDYICTAASEYFIQPILRENVVWAYSGVRPLYDDGSSKVQEITRDYVLKEMGTGNVPRILNLYGGKITTYRKLAEDAMKFVERALGKRGTPWTENSTLPGGDFPYNKLDTIENKIALLIPDLDAFTYRRLARSYGSEALMIFANGKADKGKDFGHGLYEIEVKWLIEKEWAKTCEDVLWRRSKLGLLFNEKEINILSNYMKSQKEIKQNL, from the coding sequence ATGATAAAAAGTAAAATTATGAAAAGCACAACGCATTATGATCTGTTTATCATTGGTGGAGGGATAAATGGGTGTGGGCTGGCAAGAGATGCAGCTGGACGCAAGTTTAAGGTGGGGTTGGCGGAGAAGGATGATCTTGCCTCTGGGACATCAAGTGCATCGACAAAGCTTATTCATGGCGGTCTTCGTTATCTTGAACACTGTAAGTTTAGATTGGTTCGCGAAGCATTAAAAGAACGCGAGATTATTTGGCGTATGGCTCCACATATTGTGCGTCCTTTGCGCTTTCTTCTCCCTTATCATAAAGGGTTGCGTCCTGTTTGGATGTTGCGTTTTGGACTTTTTCTTTATGATTATTTAGGCAATTGGAATCAAAAGCTATGGCGTAGTAAAACAATTAATTTTTCAAAAAGTTTTCACTCTATACTTAAGGAAGAGTATCGTAAAGGTTTTGAATATTCTGATGCAAGAGTAGATGATGCGCGTTTGGTTATTGCTAATGCTCGTGATGCAGAAAAGCAAGGTGCTGATATAAAAGTACGAACAGAAGTTCTCTCTTTAAAGAGAAAAGAAAAAAAATGGTTTATAATTCTTCGAAATAAATTAAGTGGTAAAGAATATTGTGTCACGGCTTCTTATGTTGCAAATATGACGGGCCCTTGGATTAATCATATTTTGGCAAACGTATTAGATTGTAAAGAGAATCCCCCCGTACGACTTGTCAGGGGATCTCATATTCTGGTTCCCAGGCTTTATGCCCATGATCGTGCTTATGTTTTTCAAAATAGTGATGGACGTGTTCTATTCTCCATTCCCTATCAAGAAGAGTTTACATTACTTGGAACAACAGATTGCGATCATCAAGATGATCCTGCTACAGTTCATATTACGGATGCTGAGATTGATTATATCTGTACGGCAGCGAGTGAATATTTTATACAACCCATATTGCGTGAAAATGTTGTGTGGGCTTATTCTGGTGTTCGTCCACTCTATGATGATGGATCTTCAAAGGTACAAGAAATTACACGTGATTACGTTTTGAAAGAAATGGGTACGGGAAATGTACCACGAATTCTTAATCTTTATGGTGGTAAAATTACAACTTATCGCAAGTTAGCTGAAGATGCGATGAAATTTGTTGAAAGGGCGCTTGGAAAGAGGGGGACACCGTGGACAGAAAACTCAACACTTCCAGGGGGGGATTTTCCATATAATAAGCTGGATACAATTGAAAATAAGATAGCTCTTTTGATTCCAGATTTAGATGCTTTTACATATCGCAGACTTGCACGCTCTTATGGTTCGGAGGCGTTGATGATATTTGCAAATGGTAAAGCGGATAAAGGAAAAGATTTTGGACATGGACTCTACGAAATAGAAGTCAAATGGTTAATAGAAAAAGAGTGGGCTAAAACCTGTGAAGATGTATTGTGGCGCCGTTCAAAACTTGGGCTTTTATTTAATGAAAAAGAGATTAATATTCTTTCTAATTATATGAAAAGCCAAAAAGAGATAAAACAAAATTTATAA
- the dusA gene encoding tRNA dihydrouridine(20/20a) synthase DusA: MIFYGSPSSVKFAVAPMLGWTDQHCRFFYRLLTKKALLYTEMIVADAVIHGVREQMLALSHKEHPIALQLGGADSKKLAEAARIAEEFGYDEINLNVGCPSNRVQAGVFGACLMLHPDTVASAVEAMKQVVTIPVTVKCRVSVDEQDEELALDLLADKVWNAGCDALWVHARKAWLQGLSPKENRNIPPLSYERVYRLKHKYPHKFIGINGGIKSIDEIKEHLTLCDATMVGRQVYHNPTLLKYIDFEIYGGPQCDLSDADLIEIMCDYAARHIALGGRLSHVTRHMIGLFHGRDGARRWRQILSNDATKINAGTHVLKEAFSALI; this comes from the coding sequence ATGATATTTTATGGTTCTCCATCATCAGTAAAATTTGCAGTAGCTCCAATGTTGGGCTGGACAGATCAGCATTGCAGATTTTTTTATCGTCTTTTAACGAAAAAGGCACTTCTTTATACCGAAATGATTGTAGCCGATGCTGTAATCCACGGTGTTCGCGAACAAATGTTGGCTTTGAGTCATAAGGAACATCCAATTGCCTTGCAGTTAGGAGGGGCAGATTCGAAAAAATTAGCAGAGGCTGCGCGAATTGCTGAAGAATTTGGTTATGATGAAATAAATCTCAATGTTGGTTGCCCTTCAAATCGTGTTCAAGCGGGTGTATTCGGTGCTTGTTTAATGTTACATCCTGATACTGTAGCAAGTGCTGTAGAAGCTATGAAACAAGTGGTTACTATACCTGTAACTGTCAAATGTCGTGTAAGTGTGGACGAGCAGGATGAAGAATTAGCTTTAGATCTGTTAGCTGATAAAGTTTGGAACGCTGGGTGTGATGCACTTTGGGTTCATGCACGCAAAGCGTGGTTACAAGGGTTAAGTCCAAAAGAAAACCGCAATATTCCCCCACTGAGTTATGAAAGAGTTTATAGATTAAAACATAAATATCCTCATAAATTCATTGGAATAAATGGTGGAATTAAATCGATTGATGAGATCAAAGAGCATTTGACTTTGTGTGATGCTACTATGGTTGGTCGACAAGTTTATCATAATCCAACTTTATTAAAATATATTGATTTTGAAATATATGGTGGACCACAATGTGATCTAAGTGATGCTGATCTTATTGAAATCATGTGTGATTATGCAGCTCGACATATCGCATTAGGAGGGCGGCTCTCTCATGTAACACGTCATATGATAGGTTTATTTCATGGACGAGATGGGGCACGTCGATGGCGTCAAATATTATCAAATGATGCAACAAAAATTAATGCGGGAACACATGTTTTAAAAGAAGCTTTTTCTGCTCTCATTTAA
- the cobT gene encoding nicotinate-nucleotide--dimethylbenzimidazole phosphoribosyltransferase, whose amino-acid sequence MTVSPFDDFRALLTNLPVADAFSITLAKKRQEKLTKVQGTLGKLGDIAVWYAGWRGAENIIKQPLVAIFSGNHGVTEENITPFPQSMTQKMVRNFATGDAAINQICIAYDLGLKIFDLALEYPTMNITKDAAMDERSAAATMAFGMESIAGGTDLLCIGEMGIGNTTIASALCLALFGGDVEEWTGSDMGSEGEFYQRKIAAIKTAVSLHKNHFNDPFEIMRRLGGREIAAMIGAILAARMEKVPVILDGFVATVAAAVLYKMHPRALDHILVGHVSSETVHRKLLKKIGKEPLLDLKMCFGEGTGAAMAAGIVKAAVLTHTKMAVFEQEDLIKG is encoded by the coding sequence ATGACCGTTAGTCCATTTGATGATTTTCGCGCTTTACTCACAAATTTACCTGTTGCTGATGCGTTTTCTATAACATTGGCAAAAAAACGGCAAGAAAAATTAACAAAAGTTCAAGGAACTCTGGGAAAATTGGGAGATATTGCAGTTTGGTATGCAGGATGGAGAGGCGCAGAAAATATCATAAAACAGCCTTTGGTTGCTATTTTTTCTGGGAATCACGGCGTTACAGAGGAGAATATTACACCATTTCCACAATCTATGACACAAAAGATGGTACGAAATTTTGCAACTGGTGATGCTGCTATTAACCAAATCTGCATAGCTTATGATCTTGGATTGAAGATATTTGATTTAGCACTCGAATATCCTACAATGAATATTACCAAAGACGCAGCAATGGATGAGCGTAGTGCAGCTGCTACAATGGCATTTGGAATGGAGTCCATTGCTGGTGGAACAGATCTTTTGTGTATAGGTGAAATGGGCATTGGAAACACAACGATAGCTTCAGCTTTATGTTTAGCATTGTTTGGTGGGGATGTTGAGGAATGGACGGGTAGTGATATGGGATCGGAGGGAGAATTTTATCAGCGTAAAATTGCAGCGATCAAGACAGCAGTTTCTTTACATAAGAATCATTTTAATGATCCTTTTGAAATCATGCGTCGTCTAGGAGGGCGTGAAATTGCTGCTATGATTGGTGCCATTTTGGCAGCAAGAATGGAAAAAGTTCCTGTTATTTTAGATGGTTTTGTAGCAACAGTGGCAGCAGCAGTCCTTTATAAAATGCACCCAAGAGCTCTTGATCATATTCTTGTTGGGCATGTTTCTTCTGAGACGGTACATCGTAAACTGTTAAAAAAAATTGGCAAAGAACCGCTTTTAGATCTGAAAATGTGCTTTGGCGAAGGGACAGGTGCGGCCATGGCAGCTGGTATTGTCAAAGCTGCTGTTTTGACTCACACAAAAATGGCGGTTTTTGAACAAGAAGATTTAATTAAAGGATAA
- a CDS encoding Lrp/AsnC family transcriptional regulator, whose amino-acid sequence MDRLDRKILHLLQENATLSVADIAKRVGLSTTPCWRRIQKLEEDGVIQRRVAVLSPEKVNAHVTVFVSIRTSTHSHEWFKRFSKIVREFREVIEFYRMSGDIDYLLRVVVPNIEAYDLFYKKLITKIDIRDVSSSFAMEQIKYTTELPLNYIKLQEKTS is encoded by the coding sequence ATGGATCGTCTTGATCGGAAAATTTTACATCTTTTACAAGAAAATGCGACACTTTCTGTCGCTGATATTGCAAAAAGAGTTGGTCTTTCAACAACTCCTTGCTGGCGTAGAATTCAAAAACTTGAAGAGGATGGTGTTATTCAGCGTCGTGTTGCTGTACTTTCTCCAGAAAAAGTAAATGCCCACGTTACTGTTTTTGTTTCTATTCGTACAAGCACACACAGCCATGAATGGTTTAAACGTTTTTCAAAAATTGTGCGAGAATTTCGTGAAGTTATTGAATTTTACCGAATGAGTGGAGATATTGACTATTTATTGCGTGTTGTCGTTCCTAATATTGAAGCTTATGATCTTTTTTACAAGAAATTAATTACTAAAATTGATATCCGTGATGTTTCATCTTCTTTTGCAATGGAACAGATTAAATATACAACAGAACTTCCACTCAATTACATAAAACTACAAGAAAAAACGAGTTAG
- a CDS encoding uracil-DNA glycosylase family protein translates to MKQSHCKQIIILEKKIYSCRICIQKPCYFPPLPHEPKPVVYLSDTASIAIAGQAPGLRVHETSIPFNDRSGERLRHWLNVTKEEFYNRSLFAIVPMGFCFPGYDKNKSDLPPRRECREIWHEKVFQAMPQIKLVLAIGSYAQKWHITELKHKTVSATVNDWRNILSIRQPRGYNVMPLPHPSWRNTSWLQKNPWFRDELIIHLRSLVRKFL, encoded by the coding sequence ATGAAGCAATCACACTGTAAACAAATTATAATACTCGAAAAGAAAATTTATTCTTGTCGCATTTGTATCCAGAAACCATGTTATTTCCCTCCTCTTCCTCATGAACCAAAACCGGTAGTTTATTTATCTGATACAGCTTCCATTGCAATCGCAGGTCAAGCACCTGGGTTGCGTGTCCATGAAACTTCTATCCCTTTTAATGATCGTTCTGGCGAAAGATTGCGTCATTGGTTAAATGTCACGAAAGAAGAATTTTATAATAGATCTCTCTTTGCCATTGTTCCTATGGGATTTTGTTTTCCAGGTTACGACAAAAATAAATCTGATTTACCACCAAGACGTGAATGTCGTGAAATATGGCATGAGAAAGTATTTCAAGCAATGCCGCAAATAAAGCTTGTCCTTGCTATTGGAAGTTATGCACAAAAATGGCATATTACAGAATTAAAACATAAAACTGTTTCAGCAACCGTTAATGATTGGAGAAATATTCTTTCCATACGCCAACCTCGAGGCTATAATGTAATGCCTTTACCTCATCCCTCATGGCGTAACACTTCTTGGTTACAAAAAAATCCATGGTTTAGAGATGAGCTAATTATACATCTGCGTAGTTTAGTACGTAAATTTTTATAA
- a CDS encoding thermonuclease family protein, with amino-acid sequence MKKDFFYFYQKSFKLKVIGFSIFVTTIIIIVYFKYTQILSQKEFFSSQTVIEDYAFIIDGDSIMISSVMIRLAGIDAPELHQFCGKKETRYPCGLEAKKYLEQLIANQPVTCYWHKKDKYRRILATCKTKKISNINAMLVRNGWAINYYDYPEEEQEARKKKKGIWQSSFQRPRAWRRAHPRTE; translated from the coding sequence ATGAAAAAAGATTTTTTCTATTTTTATCAAAAGAGTTTTAAGCTAAAGGTTATTGGTTTTAGTATTTTTGTTACTACTATAATTATTATAGTTTATTTTAAATACACTCAAATATTATCTCAAAAAGAATTTTTTTCTTCTCAAACAGTTATCGAAGATTACGCATTTATTATTGATGGTGACTCAATCATGATTTCTTCTGTCATGATCCGGCTTGCAGGAATTGATGCTCCTGAACTTCATCAATTCTGTGGTAAAAAGGAGACACGCTATCCATGTGGGCTTGAGGCAAAAAAATATTTAGAACAACTCATAGCAAATCAACCGGTTACATGTTACTGGCATAAAAAAGATAAATATCGCCGCATTCTTGCAACATGCAAAACAAAAAAAATAAGCAATATCAACGCAATGCTTGTACGTAATGGTTGGGCTATAAATTATTATGATTATCCTGAAGAAGAGCAAGAAGCCAGAAAGAAAAAAAAAGGAATATGGCAATCAAGTTTTCAACGACCGAGAGCATGGCGAAGAGCACATCCACGAACAGAATAA
- the rpmG gene encoding 50S ribosomal protein L33, with the protein MAKAATIKIKLLSTADTGFFYVTKKNSRTMTDKMSKRKYDPIIKKHVEFKETKIK; encoded by the coding sequence ATGGCTAAGGCAGCAACTATTAAGATCAAGCTTTTGTCAACTGCAGATACTGGTTTTTTCTATGTGACAAAGAAAAATAGTCGTACAATGACAGATAAAATGAGCAAACGTAAATATGATCCAATTATAAAAAAACACGTTGAATTTAAAGAAACAAAAATTAAATAA
- the rnr gene encoding ribonuclease R — MAKGEKKIKYFQSINMERLPNKADVISFINKNPNQLSKRKIAKAFNLTGNSYIWLRNILRELKKENLILKQHKRATNKRKLPPVVVVKITEHDKDGDLIAQPLEWEDDSKPNIEIHSSHRIKGANIGIGDHILVKIFRNKTSQNYPYTGRIIRKIDISPKSIFGIVQKLKTDQWRLDPIDRKTNKLIIDTSNTSSKMKIKSGDLVEVEIKKNTGYGLKNAQIKNVLGHIESEKTLSMIALLSKGIPYIFPEDVLEQVKHIKPANIENREDWRQLPLITIDPSDAKDHDDAVYATKDEDPANRGGWIIIVAIADVSYYIKTGSALDKEALKRGNSIYFPDHVVPMLPEHISNDLCSLREGKERPALAVRMVFDANGNKRKHSFHRIMLRVVAKFSYQEVQLAIEGNINEKIAPFFESVLQPLWKAYECLKIARNRRQPLEFKIAEKKIILDQNGCIKDVMSEPHLEAHCLIEEFMIQANIAASETLKEHHQPLIYRIHDKPSLAKQEILRSFLQSLGIPLSRSAELTSARLNSILEKTMNTQQQELVTQVILRTQSQAEYNPKNIGHFGLNLHNYTHFTSPIRRYADLIIHRALIKALKLGNDPLTEIQEQNLAEIATQISLYERRAMMAERETIDRLVAHYLTNKIGCTFTGRVSGITKAGLFITLDKLNTDGFVHISTLKNDYYYFDEIKHTLVGKRSHKGYQLSDIVKVKLITVQPFAGALCFELLTEPSPKTFSSRCHHKNKFITKKQKYAFYGRRNIN, encoded by the coding sequence TTGGCTAAAGGCGAAAAAAAAATAAAATATTTTCAATCAATTAACATGGAGCGGCTACCAAACAAAGCCGATGTTATCTCCTTTATTAACAAAAATCCTAACCAATTAAGTAAACGCAAAATCGCCAAGGCTTTTAACTTAACAGGAAATTCTTATATCTGGTTACGAAATATATTACGTGAACTAAAAAAAGAAAATCTTATATTAAAACAGCATAAAAGAGCAACAAACAAAAGAAAATTACCACCAGTTGTTGTGGTAAAAATTACCGAGCACGACAAAGACGGTGATTTGATCGCACAACCTCTTGAGTGGGAAGATGATTCAAAACCAAATATTGAAATACACTCTTCTCATCGTATAAAAGGAGCAAACATTGGTATTGGAGATCATATTCTTGTAAAAATTTTTAGAAATAAAACTTCACAAAACTACCCTTATACAGGACGAATTATCCGTAAAATAGATATATCACCCAAAAGCATATTTGGTATTGTACAAAAATTAAAAACTGATCAATGGCGGCTTGACCCTATAGATAGAAAAACGAACAAACTCATCATTGATACCTCTAATACATCTTCAAAAATGAAAATAAAATCTGGTGATCTTGTTGAAGTTGAAATTAAAAAAAATACTGGTTATGGACTGAAAAATGCACAAATAAAGAACGTTTTAGGACATATTGAAAGTGAAAAAACATTGTCAATGATTGCTCTTCTTTCAAAGGGAATTCCTTATATTTTTCCCGAAGATGTCCTTGAGCAAGTAAAGCACATAAAACCTGCCAACATAGAAAATCGTGAAGATTGGAGGCAATTACCACTTATTACAATTGATCCATCAGACGCAAAAGATCATGATGATGCAGTTTATGCAACAAAAGATGAAGACCCTGCCAATCGTGGCGGTTGGATTATTATCGTCGCAATTGCAGATGTTTCTTATTATATTAAAACGGGAAGCGCTTTAGATAAAGAAGCATTAAAACGAGGAAACTCAATTTATTTTCCTGATCATGTTGTGCCAATGCTACCAGAACATATTTCTAATGATTTATGTTCTCTGCGTGAAGGCAAAGAAAGGCCAGCATTAGCCGTTCGTATGGTTTTTGATGCAAACGGTAACAAACGAAAACATAGTTTTCATCGTATTATGCTGCGTGTAGTCGCTAAATTCTCTTATCAAGAAGTACAATTAGCAATTGAGGGAAATATAAATGAAAAAATAGCGCCCTTCTTCGAGAGTGTCTTGCAACCCTTATGGAAAGCTTATGAGTGTCTCAAAATCGCACGGAATCGCCGACAACCGCTAGAATTTAAAATAGCAGAAAAAAAGATTATCCTCGATCAAAATGGATGCATCAAAGATGTTATGAGTGAACCACACCTAGAAGCACATTGTTTGATTGAAGAATTCATGATCCAAGCAAATATTGCAGCTTCTGAAACATTAAAAGAACATCATCAACCACTCATCTATCGTATCCATGATAAACCTTCTCTTGCAAAACAGGAAATACTGCGAAGTTTTCTTCAAAGTTTGGGGATACCACTCTCTCGGAGTGCAGAGCTTACATCAGCACGCCTTAATAGCATTTTAGAAAAAACCATGAATACCCAACAACAAGAATTGGTCACTCAAGTTATTTTACGCACACAATCTCAAGCAGAATATAATCCCAAAAATATTGGTCATTTTGGTTTGAACTTACATAACTATACACATTTTACTTCACCAATACGTCGTTATGCTGATCTTATTATTCATCGAGCACTTATTAAAGCCCTAAAATTGGGAAATGACCCATTAACAGAGATACAAGAACAAAATCTTGCGGAAATTGCCACACAAATTTCCTTATATGAGCGCCGTGCAATGATGGCTGAAAGAGAAACCATTGATCGGCTTGTCGCACACTATCTAACCAACAAAATAGGCTGTACTTTTACAGGTCGTGTTTCTGGAATCACAAAAGCAGGGCTTTTTATTACACTTGACAAACTTAATACAGATGGTTTTGTGCATATTTCTACACTTAAAAATGATTATTATTATTTCGATGAAATAAAACATACTCTTGTTGGAAAACGCAGTCATAAAGGTTATCAACTAAGTGATATCGTAAAGGTGAAGCTTATAACAGTACAGCCTTTTGCTGGTGCTTTATGCTTTGAGCTCTTAACAGAACCTTCTCCAAAAACCTTTTCATCTAGATGCCACCATAAAAACAAATTTATAACAAAAAAACAAAAATATGCTTTTTATGGAAGAAGAAATATTAACTAA
- the topA gene encoding type I DNA topoisomerase: MNIVIVESPAKAKTINKYLGSQYKVVASFGHVRDLPAKDGSVLPDQDFSMKWDIDSVAAKRLNEIAKAVKEADSLILATDPDREGEAISWHILDVLRQKKVLKNKPIKRVVFNAITKKSVLDAMNNPRDIDTSLVDAYLARRALDYLVGFTLSPVLWRKLPGARSAGRVQSVALRIICDRESEIEHFIKEDYWSIITHFKTIRNDGFKAKLTMLNQKKIGKLYIQSQEQADQICLILEQAKYRILSVEAKPIKKNPSPPFTTSTLQQAASSKLGFSASRTMQIAQKLYEGVEINGEMAGLITYMRTDGVQIAPEAIDSARKVIHESFGSNYIPEKPRLYSTKAKNAQEAHEAIRPTDFQRTPNQVRNFLDNDQAKLYELIWKRTLASQMCSAEIERTTVEIEAQQGENLANLRATGSVIRFDGFISIYSDQLEEENNEENETTRLPQMNAGEVLKKEKVEAIQHTTEPPPRYSESSLIKKLEELGIGRPSTYASTLSTLCDRGYIIIDKRKLIPDAKGRIVTAFLENFFNRYVEYGFTADLEEKLDLISDGKLSWKDVMRDFWDGFNASITNIKELRITNVLDVLNVTLAPLAFPIREDGSDVRSCPLCTNGKLSLKLGRYGAFVGCSNYPECKYTRQLGTDVGEENEVIRNDEPIMLGVDPKTGKDISLRNGRFGPYIQLGESKEAKRVGLPKEWQAENITLDKALALLSLPRAIGTHPETGKMITATIGRYGPYLTHNGTSTPLLHADEVFDIGINRAVTVLAEKQENKTMRSKTASTALVTLGDHPDGGTITIRNGRYGPYINWGKINATLPKDKEPISVTLSEALELISAKASRKKATGKASSKKVTTKRAPSKRKET, translated from the coding sequence ATGAATATCGTTATCGTTGAATCTCCGGCAAAAGCAAAAACAATTAACAAATATCTCGGATCTCAATACAAAGTAGTAGCATCATTTGGACATGTTCGTGATTTGCCTGCAAAAGATGGCTCCGTTCTGCCTGATCAAGATTTTTCTATGAAATGGGATATTGATTCTGTTGCTGCTAAGCGTTTAAATGAAATAGCAAAAGCCGTCAAAGAAGCTGATAGCCTCATCTTAGCAACTGACCCTGATCGAGAAGGAGAAGCTATTTCATGGCATATTCTGGATGTTCTTCGTCAAAAAAAAGTTTTAAAGAATAAACCTATTAAACGGGTTGTGTTCAACGCCATCACCAAAAAATCTGTACTTGATGCCATGAACAATCCACGCGATATTGATACATCACTTGTTGATGCCTATCTTGCACGGCGCGCTCTTGATTATCTCGTCGGTTTTACACTCTCACCTGTTTTGTGGCGGAAACTTCCCGGTGCACGTTCGGCTGGTCGCGTTCAATCCGTTGCTTTGCGTATTATTTGTGATCGTGAATCAGAAATAGAACATTTTATTAAAGAAGATTATTGGTCTATTATAACACACTTTAAAACTATCCGAAATGATGGTTTTAAAGCAAAATTAACAATGCTTAATCAAAAAAAAATTGGTAAACTTTACATCCAATCTCAAGAACAAGCAGATCAAATTTGCCTTATATTGGAGCAAGCAAAATATCGTATACTCAGTGTTGAAGCAAAGCCTATAAAGAAGAATCCTTCTCCTCCGTTTACAACATCCACTTTACAGCAAGCGGCTTCTTCAAAACTAGGATTTTCAGCCTCTCGCACTATGCAAATTGCTCAAAAGCTTTATGAAGGTGTTGAAATTAATGGTGAAATGGCAGGGCTTATTACCTACATGCGTACTGATGGTGTGCAAATAGCACCAGAGGCCATTGATTCAGCACGAAAAGTGATTCATGAATCTTTTGGCAGTAATTATATTCCTGAAAAACCACGTCTTTATTCAACAAAAGCAAAGAATGCGCAAGAAGCACATGAAGCTATCCGTCCAACAGATTTTCAACGTACTCCCAATCAAGTACGAAATTTTCTCGACAACGATCAGGCAAAGCTTTATGAGCTGATATGGAAGCGCACCCTTGCTAGTCAAATGTGTTCTGCTGAAATTGAACGCACAACTGTTGAAATTGAAGCACAGCAAGGAGAGAATCTTGCAAATTTACGGGCGACAGGTTCTGTTATTCGTTTCGATGGCTTTATTTCTATTTACTCTGATCAGCTAGAGGAAGAAAACAATGAAGAAAACGAAACAACACGTTTGCCACAAATGAACGCTGGTGAAGTGCTTAAAAAAGAAAAAGTTGAAGCTATACAACATACCACAGAACCACCTCCTCGTTATTCTGAATCTTCCTTAATTAAAAAACTTGAAGAGCTAGGGATTGGTCGTCCTTCAACCTATGCATCTACATTGTCCACACTGTGTGATCGTGGATATATTATAATTGATAAACGAAAACTTATTCCTGATGCTAAAGGGCGTATCGTTACAGCTTTTCTGGAAAATTTCTTTAATCGCTATGTAGAATACGGATTCACAGCAGATCTTGAGGAAAAACTGGATCTTATATCAGATGGAAAACTTTCTTGGAAAGATGTAATGCGCGATTTTTGGGATGGATTTAATGCGTCTATTACCAATATCAAAGAATTACGTATAACCAATGTTCTTGACGTTTTAAACGTGACATTAGCACCTCTCGCTTTTCCTATACGTGAAGACGGAAGTGATGTCCGTTCTTGTCCTCTCTGTACAAACGGTAAATTATCATTAAAGCTAGGGCGTTATGGTGCATTTGTTGGCTGCTCTAATTATCCCGAGTGCAAATATACACGCCAACTTGGAACAGACGTTGGAGAAGAAAATGAAGTCATACGTAATGACGAACCTATTATGCTTGGTGTCGATCCTAAAACAGGAAAAGATATCTCTCTTCGCAATGGACGTTTTGGGCCCTACATTCAACTTGGTGAAAGTAAAGAAGCCAAGCGTGTAGGGCTACCAAAAGAATGGCAAGCAGAGAATATAACTCTTGATAAAGCCTTGGCTTTACTATCCCTACCCCGTGCAATTGGCACACATCCTGAAACAGGCAAAATGATCACAGCTACTATTGGACGCTATGGTCCCTACCTCACGCATAACGGTACGTCTACTCCTCTTCTTCATGCAGATGAAGTTTTTGATATTGGCATCAATCGTGCTGTCACAGTACTTGCCGAAAAACAAGAAAATAAAACAATGCGAAGCAAAACAGCATCTACAGCACTTGTCACATTAGGAGATCACCCTGATGGAGGAACTATCACCATACGCAATGGACGTTATGGCCCATATATTAATTGGGGCAAAATTAATGCAACATTGCCAAAAGATAAAGAACCAATTAGTGTAACACTTTCAGAAGCATTAGAACTTATATCGGCTAAAGCATCACGTAAAAAAGCAACCGGTAAAGCTTCCAGTAAAAAAGTAACCACAAAAAGAGCTCCTTCCAAAAGAAAAGAGACATAA